The genome window GACGGCTCGACCCTGGGCGTGACGATCAACCACGGAGACATGCTCGAGGTGCTCTACCACCCCGGCACCTGGGGCATGATAGTCGGGCTCGACTACGAGAAGTCCACCGAAGTCGAGGAAGGCGTGGAGATCACCGCGAAGGACATGGGCTTCGACGCGAACTGGGGCACCGAGGTCGGCATGTTCGGCGACTACAGCGACCTTGCGATCGGCTTCGGCTACGGCAAGGCCACCGAGACCATCGGCGAAGATCCCGAGACCGGTGACAGCTTCCTCAATGTCGGCGCATCCGTCCGCGGTCACCAGGATGCCTTCATCAACCTGTTCCCGATCATCTCCGCCGGCGTCCAGATGTCCACGCTGATCGACGGCGACGACGACACCGAGGATGCCAAGGCGACCTCCATCACCGTCGACCTCGGTGCCGGGCACAACCACTTCGTGGCGCCCCAGACCGCGGTCGTGGTCGGCGTGTACACCGGGGTCATCAGCACGTCCTACAGCGGTGACGCGTACGAGGGCTGGGACAGCAGGATGCACGTCATCATCCCCAGGATCACCGGCGGCATCGAGCAGTACGTCGGCAAGTGGATCACCTTCCGCGCCGGCGCCACCAGCCATACCGAGTACGATTCGCAGGGCGACGTGAACAGCTTCTCGACCGAGTTCAACACCGACTTCGGCATCGGCCTGCACTGGGACAACTTCACGGTCGACGCCACGATCACCGAGGGCTTCCTCCACGACGGGCCCTACATGATCGGCGGGGACGGCGAGAACGGCTTCATGGGGTCTCTCGCCGCGACCTACACGTTCTAGATCCATCGGAGAAAGAAGAGGGGGGCTGCCCTCGGGCAGCCCCTCGCTCATTCCCGCGGACGCGGAAATGAGCAGGCCTGACAGCTGCCCGCTACTGTGTGAAGACACCGCTCGGCGGGCGGCGAGAAGGCCCGGAGCGTACTTCCCCGGAAGGTGTTCCGGATCCGCGTCAGCGGATCCGACCACGCTGTCAAATCCCTTCCGGGGTTTCCACGCCCTCTCGCAGATCCCGAATCCCGCGAAGCGGGATGAGCCATGCGACAGCACGGTTCGCGAAGCGAACCTGCGAAAGCAACCTTCGGGAACCGTGCTGCGGGCTACCTATCAGTTCGTGTCACGAAACTGATGCTTTGTGTATCAGCGCGCTCAGCCGCTTCACGCCCTCGCAGATCTGCATCTCGGAGGCGTAGCTGAAGTTCAGCCTCATGCTCCTGTGGTCGTCCTCGTCGGGGTAGAACGCGCTGCCCGGGACATAGGCGACCTTCTCCCTGATGGCGGCGTGGAACATGTCGTCGGAGTCCATGCCCTCGGGCAGCGTCAGCCAGAGGAACAGGCCGCCCTCGGGCTTCGTCCACTTGATCCCGGGGACGTCGAGGAGGTGGTTGTCGAGGCAGCTCAGCATCAGCTCGCGCCGCCTGGCGTAGAGCTCGATCGTCTTCACGAGACCCTTCTGCAGGGCTCCGCTCGCCATCACATGGTGCGCTATCGCCTGGTTGAACGGAGGAGAGCAGAGGTCCGTCCCCTGCTTGGCCATGACCATCTTGTCGATTATCCAGTCGGGCCCGTAGGCCCAGCCCAGGCGGAAGCCCGGCATGAGGATCTTCGAGAAGGTGTAGAGGGAGAGGACGGAGTCGGGAGCCATCGACTGGAAGGTGGGCTCGTGCTTGCCGGTGTAGCGGAGCTGCCTGTAGGGAGTGTCCTCGATGATCAGGTAGCCGCCCTCCCGTGCGATGCGGATGATCTCGCGGCGCCTGTTCTCGGGGATGGTGACCCCCGCGGGGTTCTGGAAGTCGGGGATGACGTATATGAACTTGGGTCTTCTGTTCTCGGATTCGAGTCTGCGGATGGTGTCGGCGAGCATGTCGGGCCGCATCCCGTGGTCGTCCAGGGGAACTCCGACTGGCCTTCCCTGGTAGCTGCGGAATGCCTGGAGGGCGCCGAGGTAGGTCGGGAGGCCCACGACGCAGGTGTCACCGGGGTCGAGGAATATCTTGCCGACGAAGTCGAGCCCCTGCTGGGAGGCCACGGTCACCAGGATGTTCGAGGGATCGGCCGGCGTGCCGTCCTGCTTCATGAGATCGGCCAGGTCCTGCCGCAGGCGCATGTCGCCCTCGGTGGAGCCGTACTGCAGAGCCTTGTCGGACTCCTCCCAGAGGACCTTGTTGGTGGCCATGGCGACCTCGGCCACGGGGAAGGTCTCGGGAGCGGGGAGGCCTCCGGCGAAGGAGATGATCTCGGGGTTGGACGTGAGCTTCAGGAGTTCGCGGATCACGGATCTCTTCATTGATCTGGCGCGGGCCGAGAACAGCAGTTCCCTGTCCAAGGGTGCCTCCTTTCAGGAAACCGGAAGACCGTCGCGATGGAGGAGAGGACGGCCTGTTGGATGCTCGGACGTTTGGAGTATAGTTAGATGCTCGTTCCCGGACAAACAAAAGCACACAATCACGGAGGTCACAGTAGATGCGGATCATGATCGCAGCAGCGGCCGTCGCCGCACTGGCCCTGTCCGCCTGCGGCCGCCCCGAGGGCGGGGAACCTGCCCCGGCGGACTCTGCAGCAACCGGAGGAGACAGCTTGGCAGTCAACGCACCCCAGACCATCGAGGCGAGCCATATCCTGATAGCCTACGCCGGCGCCATGAGGGCCGCGCCCACGGTCACCAGGACCGCCGAAGAGGCCGCTCAGCTCGCCGCCGACCTGCTGTCCCAGATCCAGACCGGGACGATCACGTTCGAGGATGCCGCCATCGAATACTCCGACTGCCCCTCGGGTGCGGGCGGCGGTTCGCTCGGCCAGTTCGGCAGGGGTGCGATGGTCCCCGAGTTCGAGAACGCAGCCTTCGCACTCCAGGTCGGCGGGATCTCCGGCGTGGTCGAGACGGACTTCGGCTACCACATCATCAAGAGGACCCTCTAGACCCTCACGGGCTTGGAAACTCTCAGCCTGAGGGTCGAAGACGGCGAGACAGGGCTGAGGCTGGACAGCTTTCTGGCTCTGAAGGCGCCCGGCCTCAGCCGCAGCTACATCTCCACCCTGATAGTCAACGGGAGGGTTCTCCTCCAGGGCTGCCACGTGACCAAGCCCTCGCACAGGGTGAAGCCGGGGGAGGAGTTCGTCCTCGAAGTGCCCGACCCGGTCGGGATCGACCTGACCCCGGAGCCCATGGACCTCGACATAGCCTACGAGGATGACCACCTGCTGGTCATCTTCAAGCCTGCCGGGCTGGTGGTGCATCCATCCCCCTCGTCTCCGGCCGGGACCCTCGTCAACGCCCTGCTCGCGCACTGCAGCGCAGGCCTGTCGGGCATATCCGGCGAACTCCGCCCCGGGATCGTACACAGGCTCGACAAGGACACCACCGGTCTCCTCGTGGTCGCGAAGGACGACAGGACGCACGCCGGCCTGTCGGCCCAGCTCGCGGCACGGACGGTGAAGAGGCGCTACCTCGCTCTCGTGTGGGGGAGACCCGATCCACCCGCGGGAAGGGTCGACGCTCCGATAGGCAGGGATCCCGGACAGCGCAAGCTCATGCGCATAACGACCACCGGCAGGCGCGCCGTGACCAACTACAGGGTCATGAGGGAGTTCGACCTGGCCTGCATGCTCGAGTGCAGGCTCGAAACCGGGCGGACCCATCAGATCAGGGTCCACATGGCCTCGATGGGTTGCCCGGTGATCGCCGATGCCAGATATGGCGGCATGAGGCCCCGCGGGATGCCGTCCACCGCTTCGGCGAGGGCCTACGTGGCCGACGTCGTGCGCCTCGCCGGCCATCAGATGCTCCATGCCGAGACACTCGGCTTCATCCACCCCGTCACCGGGGAGGAGCTGGAGTTCAACGCCGCTCCCCCCCTCGAGTTCCACCTGGCGCTGAAGAGGCTCGAGGAGGGGACCTGATGGGCGGTCCGCCGCGGGCCGCCGCCGGTCTGCTCGGCATGGTCTCCGCTCCGGCCGCATGCCTTCTCCTGAGCCCTTCGCTGCTCCCGGCGGCGCTCGTCTTCCCCCTTGTGGGAACAGTCAGATGGAGGGTGAAGTGGCTCGCGGCGGCCCTGGCGGTGTCGGCCGCCCCTCTCGCGGTCGCCGTGTGGTTCGCCCTGTCGGATTCCGCGGGAGATGTCCTGGTTCCGCTCAGGTGGGCGCTCTCGGTCTCGTGCGGCCTGTATTTCGCGAAGAGGGCCCCGGCGAAGGGGATCGGAGCGCTTCTCAGGGCATGGTCCGGCCGCGCGCCCGCGGGCCGTTCGCTCCTCGCTGACGCGGGTGACGTCCTCTCGGCCTCCGCTGAGATCCGCGAGGGCATGAGGGGTGTTCATCCCCTTCGCACGAAGCCCGGGGAGCTGGTCGAGAGGCTGTCCCGTTCCCTGTCGGCGTACAGGCCGGCGCCAGCTGATCCGGAGCCCGCGGGTCCTGCGATGATGGCCGAGGCCTGGGCTGCATGGGCGCTCCTTCTGGCCGGGGTGGCCGGTTTCTGATGGCAGTCAGGCTGCGATTCACGGTCGAATACGACGGGACCGGCTACGCCGGATGGCAGGCCCAGCCCGCAGGGCGCACCGTCCAGGGCGAGATCGAGCGATGCCTGGCTGTTCTCCTCGGCCGGCAGTGCCGGGTGACCGGCAGCGGGAGGACCGACGCCGGGGTGCATGCATCGGGCCAGGTCGCCCACGTCGACATAGAAGAGGCCGAGGAGAGCCGTGTCGTGTCAGGCCTTCCCGAGATCCTGCCCGCCGACGTCGCGTTGCACGGCATCCGCCGTGCTGATCCTGGATTCCACGCAAGGTTCTCTGCGAGCGGGAGGGAGTACTCCTACCGGATCCTGAAGGGCAGGAGCCCGCTTTACGGGAGATACGCATTCGAGTGCCCGTGGCCCTGCCTCGACACGGCCGCCATGAGGGCCGCTGCCGAGCTCTCCCTCGGCGTGTCCGACTGGCGCGGCATGTCGAAGGAGGGCAGCGGGAACAGGACCTGGAGAGTCGACGTGCGCGCCGCGGATGTGACGGAGGACGCCCGGGGCTGGACCATGGCGATCCGCGCTGACAGATTCCTCAGGGGCATGGTCAGGATATGGTCGGGTACCC of Candidatus Fermentibacter sp. contains these proteins:
- a CDS encoding PLP-dependent aminotransferase family protein → MKRSVIRELLKLTSNPEIISFAGGLPAPETFPVAEVAMATNKVLWEESDKALQYGSTEGDMRLRQDLADLMKQDGTPADPSNILVTVASQQGLDFVGKIFLDPGDTCVVGLPTYLGALQAFRSYQGRPVGVPLDDHGMRPDMLADTIRRLESENRRPKFIYVIPDFQNPAGVTIPENRRREIIRIAREGGYLIIEDTPYRQLRYTGKHEPTFQSMAPDSVLSLYTFSKILMPGFRLGWAYGPDWIIDKMVMAKQGTDLCSPPFNQAIAHHVMASGALQKGLVKTIELYARRRELMLSCLDNHLLDVPGIKWTKPEGGLFLWLTLPEGMDSDDMFHAAIREKVAYVPGSAFYPDEDDHRSMRLNFSYASEMQICEGVKRLSALIHKASVS
- a CDS encoding peptidylprolyl isomerase translates to MRIMIAAAAVAALALSACGRPEGGEPAPADSAATGGDSLAVNAPQTIEASHILIAYAGAMRAAPTVTRTAEEAAQLAADLLSQIQTGTITFEDAAIEYSDCPSGAGGGSLGQFGRGAMVPEFENAAFALQVGGISGVVETDFGYHIIKRTL
- a CDS encoding RluA family pseudouridine synthase — encoded protein: METLSLRVEDGETGLRLDSFLALKAPGLSRSYISTLIVNGRVLLQGCHVTKPSHRVKPGEEFVLEVPDPVGIDLTPEPMDLDIAYEDDHLLVIFKPAGLVVHPSPSSPAGTLVNALLAHCSAGLSGISGELRPGIVHRLDKDTTGLLVVAKDDRTHAGLSAQLAARTVKRRYLALVWGRPDPPAGRVDAPIGRDPGQRKLMRITTTGRRAVTNYRVMREFDLACMLECRLETGRTHQIRVHMASMGCPVIADARYGGMRPRGMPSTASARAYVADVVRLAGHQMLHAETLGFIHPVTGEELEFNAAPPLEFHLALKRLEEGT
- the truA gene encoding tRNA pseudouridine(38-40) synthase TruA — protein: MAVRLRFTVEYDGTGYAGWQAQPAGRTVQGEIERCLAVLLGRQCRVTGSGRTDAGVHASGQVAHVDIEEAEESRVVSGLPEILPADVALHGIRRADPGFHARFSASGREYSYRILKGRSPLYGRYAFECPWPCLDTAAMRAAAELSLGVSDWRGMSKEGSGNRTWRVDVRAADVTEDARGWTMAIRADRFLRGMVRIWSGTLVEIGRGRFAAGRVREILGTGDRTLAGPSLPAKGLTLVRVEYGTEDG